A region from the Pungitius pungitius chromosome 16, fPunPun2.1, whole genome shotgun sequence genome encodes:
- the LOC119215198 gene encoding stAR-related lipid transfer protein 13-like isoform X4 yields the protein MTTQRRSANKLQLRRSISEQLRDSTSKAWDLLWRNVRERRLAEIEAKEACDWLRAAGFPQYAQLYEDSQFPVDISSVKRDHDFLDRDLVEPLCRRLNTLNKCASMKLDVSHPKKKGDDSDEDDPLAISKRWTFERSSRRWSRLQDFLLDNTPESSRTGAGGGLMHSTVSIESVLTDLSETENTDVSSLHSEDSASALPDSISMASLSASYHPPRDLSHYNSLPIKGSRHGPGGRSKAKEFLRRMEMMRTWGPSTKRRSSSRRAPLVISGPVLQGEEPLALQVLQCTPISQLEHNHQADSDAAPVSLADVFKDQSARSVSPSSEAAAAAAPDARDPARAKRHAGGKRSSMYLEDIELVSQSRRTEGQKQFGRNQFRSYENLLVHIPKDHKPGTFPKALSIESLAPSPGHGNNGVLTRSRASPPNNGPAEPWSGGALSKPPCPGAPRGSRASVYDNVPGSHLYASTGDLLDLEKEDNLFPHLDDIIQHVSGLQQIVDHWSRSVLPDDGEGEEEEEEEGEGRTTPSEGERDGVSLIDTDSMGTGRERRDSGVGASLTRPRLRWPSFRTSDHLNQSSSSLQIRSQSAGQLSLLQKFSLLRLTAIMEKYSMSNKHGWTWSVPKFMKRMKVPDYKEKSVFGVPLIIHVQRCGFPLPLCLQQALSHLRTHCLDQVGLFRKSGVKSRIQALRQQCELSPDSVSYEDQSAYDVADMVKQFFRDLPEPLLTSKLGETFLHIYQYVPKEQRLQAVRAAILLMPDENREVLQALLYFLHDVTSLVEENQMTPMNLAVCLGPSLFHLSILKNETLSPRSIQRKYTTGRPDQKDLSENLAATQGLAHMITECQCLFQIPEEMVTQSRNSYMEAELMVPPLDELCKAHDEEGDGDEEEEDEDGSYRAHLERLVQNLLEEAKDKSKGWVSRSPTDHTELAFKKVGDGNPLRRWRVCVEVPATPREVLQRLLRERPVWRTDLQQEKVLETPDKQTDVYQCSYYNMAPQPSSDYVVLRSWRTDLCKGSCALVCVSVEHDDSPRMAAVRGVVLESQYLLEPCGTGGTRLTHISRVDLRGRSPEWYNKVFGYLCVNEAQRIRSSFHPPDLTSTEAKI from the exons ATGACAACCCAGCGCCGGTCCGCCAATAAGCTACAGCTGCGGCGGTCGATCAGCGAGCAGCTGCGGGACTCCACGTCCAAGGCTTGGGATCTGCTGTGGAGGAATGTCCGGGAGAGACGGCTGGCAG AGATTGAGGCAAAGGAGGCTTGTGATTGGCTTCGAGCGGCGGGATTTCCACAGTACGCACAGCTGTAtgaag ATTCCCAGTTTCCAGTTGACATTTCCTCTGTGAAAAGGGACCACGACTTTTTGGACCGGGATCTGGTTGAGCCTCTATGCCG ACGTCTAAATACTCTGAACAAGTGTGCTTCCATGAAACTGGATGTCAGCCACCCCAAGAAGAAA GGTGATGACTCTGATGAAGACGACCcattggccatcagtaaaaggTGGACATTCGAGAGGAGCAGCCGACGTTGGTCGCGCCTGCAAGACTTCCTGTTGGACAACACCCCTGAGAGCAGTCGGACAGGTGCAGGGGGGGGTCTGATGCACAGCACAGTGAGCATCGAGAGTGTGCTGACGGACCTGAGCGAGACGGAGAACACCGACGTCTCCTCGTTGCACAGCGAGGACTCCGCCTCCGCCCTGCCCGACTCTATATCCATGGcatctctctctgcttcctaCCACCCCCCCAGGGACCTTTCGCACTACAACTCCCTGCCAATCAAGGGCAGCCGCCACGGGCCTGGCGGGCGGAGCAAAGCCAAGGAGTTTTTGCGGCGCATGGAAATGATGCGCACTTGGGGGCCGTCGACGAAGCGGAGGAGCTCGAGTCGCAGGGCGCCGCTGGTCATCAGTGGGCCGGtgctgcagggggaggagcctcttGCGCTGCAGGTGCTCCAGTGCACTCCCATCAGCCAACTGGAACACAACCACCAGGCCGATAGCGACGCCGCCCCCGTCTCGCTCGCCGATGTCTTTAAAGACCAGTCCGCACGGAGCGTTAGCCCCAGcagcgaggcggcggcggcggcagcgccCGACGCGCGCGATCCTGCGCGCGCAAAGCGCCACGCAGGCGGCAAGCGAAGCAGCATGTATCTGGAGGACATTGAGCTGGTTTCTCAGAGTAGGAGGACTGAAGGACAAAAGCAGTTTGGCAGAAACCAGTTCCGCTCGTATGAAAACCTCCTCGTTCACATCCCCAAAGACCACAAACCGGGCACCTTCCCAAAAGCTCTGTCCATAGAGAGTCTGGCGCCTTCCCCGGGTCACGGTAACAACGGCGTTCTGACACGGTCCCGAGCCTCCCCACCCAACAATGGCCCGGCTGAGCCCTGGTCCGGCGGCGCTCTGTCCAAGCCTCCCTGTCCCGGAGCTCCACGCGGCAGCAGAGCGAGCGTTTATGACAACGTGCCGGGCTCCCACCTTTACGCCAGCACAGGGGACCTGCTGGACTTGGAGAAAGAGGACAATCTGTTCCCTCATCTAGACGACATCATCCAACATGTCAGCGGTTTGCAGCAAATAGTGGACCACTGGAGCCGCAGCGTGCTGCCTGAcgatggggagggggaggaggaggaggaggaggaaggtgagggCAGGACCACCCCCAGCGAGGGCGAGAGAGACGGGGTGTCCTTGATCGACACCGATTCGATGGGAACCGGTCGGGAGAGGCGGGACTCTGGAGTCGGGGCCTCGCTGACCAGACCCCG CCTACGATGGCCCAGTTTCAGAACCTCCGATCATCTCAACCAGTCGTCATCTTCACTGCAGATCAGAAGCCAATCAGCAGGACAGCTCAGCCTGCTGCAGAAGTTCTCTTTGCTCCGGCTCACCGCCATCATGGAGAAATACTCAATGTCTAATAAACATGGCTGGACATG GTCTGTGCCCAAGTTTATGAAACGCATGAAGGTGCCAGACTACAAAGAGAAGAGTGTGTTTGGGGTTCCCCTCATCATCCATGTCCAGCGCTGTGGTTTCCCACTCCCTCTGTGTTTACAACAGGCCCTCAGCCACCTCAGAACACACTGTCTGGACCAG GTGGGATTGTTCCGAAAATCGGGCGTGAAGTCACGTATTCAGGCTCTAAGGCAGCAGTGCGAGTTGTCCCCCGACTCCGTGAGCTACGAGGACCAGTCGGCTTACGACGTGGCCGACATGGTCAAACAGTTCTTCAGAGACTTGCCGGAGCCTCTGCTAACAAGCAAGCTGGGGGAAACCTTCCTGCATATTTACCAGT ACGTcccaaaggagcagcggctgcaGGCCGTCAGAGCGGCGATCCTGCTGATGCCAGATGAAAACAGGGAGGTTCTGCAGGCGTTGCTCTACTTCCTGCATGATGTGACTTCCTTGGTGGAGGAGAACCAGATGACGCCGATGAACCTGGCCGTTTGTCTGGGACCGTCGCTCTTCCACCTCAGCATACTGAAGAACGAGACCCTCTCCCCAAG GTCAATCCAGAGGAAGTACACCACGGGCCGTCCCGATCAGAAGGATTTGAGTGAGAACCTGGCAGCCACCCAGGGTCTGGCTCACATGATCACCGAGTGCCAGTGTCTCTTCCAG ATCCCGGAGGAGATGGTGACCCAGTCTCGCAACTCCTACATGGAGGCTGAGCTGATGGTGCCCCCGCTGGACGAGCTGTGCAAGGCGCACGATGAGGAAGGGGACggggacgaggaagaggaggacgaggacggatCCTATCGTGCACACCTAGAAAGGCTGGTCCAGAACTTGCTTGAAGAGGCCAAAGATAAGAGCAAAGGCTGGGTGTCTCGCTCGCCCACTGACCACACAGAACTGGCATTCAAAAAG GTGGGAGACGGAAACCCTCTGAGGCGATGGCGAGTGTGCGTCGAGGTGCCGGCGACTCCGCGCGAGGTGCTGCAGCGGCTGCTGAGAGAGCGCCCCGTCTGGCGTACTGATCTACAGCAGGAGAAGGTTCTGGAGACGCCGGATAAGCAGACAGACGTGTACCAGTGCTCCTACTACAACATGGCACCTCAACCCAGCAGTGACTATGTCGTACTGAG ATCATGGCGTACAGACCTGTGTAAAGGCTCCTGtgcgctggtgtgtgtgtccgtggaaCACGATGACAGCCCACGCATGGCAGCAGTGAGGGGGGTGGTGCTGGAGTCCCAGTACCTCCTGGAGCCCTGTGGGACTGGGGGCACCAGACTCACGCACATCTCCAGAGTGGACCTCAG GGGAAGATCTCCAGAATGGTACAACAAAGTATTTGGTTAcctgtgtgtgaatgaagcTCAGAGGATCCGGTCCTCTTTTCACCCACCAGATCTGACGAGCACCGAGGCCAAGATCTGA
- the LOC119215198 gene encoding stAR-related lipid transfer protein 13-like isoform X2 — translation MEGVDSAFAVMDDNSAINSVANKANAAGNDEAASNSLDPVDRRKAVNDEDEAESADAVPGEDAADSADVSDRRGFENDELMDCGAQSAEDDRNGSNGDSNDEGPRLEAMTSDGQEHYLRLGDTPRRRSALRLSRIIARKQLLQRLAQEIEAKEACDWLRAAGFPQYAQLYEDSQFPVDISSVKRDHDFLDRDLVEPLCRRLNTLNKCASMKLDVSHPKKKVRQPLLSGDDSDEDDPLAISKRWTFERSSRRWSRLQDFLLDNTPESSRTGAGGGLMHSTVSIESVLTDLSETENTDVSSLHSEDSASALPDSISMASLSASYHPPRDLSHYNSLPIKGSRHGPGGRSKAKEFLRRMEMMRTWGPSTKRRSSSRRAPLVISGPVLQGEEPLALQVLQCTPISQLEHNHQADSDAAPVSLADVFKDQSARSVSPSSEAAAAAAPDARDPARAKRHAGGKRSSMYLEDIELVSQSRRTEGQKQFGRNQFRSYENLLVHIPKDHKPGTFPKALSIESLAPSPGHGNNGVLTRSRASPPNNGPAEPWSGGALSKPPCPGAPRGSRASVYDNVPGSHLYASTGDLLDLEKEDNLFPHLDDIIQHVSGLQQIVDHWSRSVLPDDGEGEEEEEEEGEGRTTPSEGERDGVSLIDTDSMGTGRERRDSGVGASLTRPRLRWPSFRTSDHLNQSSSSLQIRSQSAGQLSLLQKFSLLRLTAIMEKYSMSNKHGWTWSVPKFMKRMKVPDYKEKSVFGVPLIIHVQRCGFPLPLCLQQALSHLRTHCLDQVGLFRKSGVKSRIQALRQQCELSPDSVSYEDQSAYDVADMVKQFFRDLPEPLLTSKLGETFLHIYQYVPKEQRLQAVRAAILLMPDENREVLQALLYFLHDVTSLVEENQMTPMNLAVCLGPSLFHLSILKNETLSPRSIQRKYTTGRPDQKDLSENLAATQGLAHMITECQCLFQIPEEMVTQSRNSYMEAELMVPPLDELCKAHDEEGDGDEEEEDEDGSYRAHLERLVQNLLEEAKDKSKGWVSRSPTDHTELAFKKVGDGNPLRRWRVCVEVPATPREVLQRLLRERPVWRTDLQQEKVLETPDKQTDVYQCSYYNMAPQPSSDYVVLRSWRTDLCKGSCALVCVSVEHDDSPRMAAVRGVVLESQYLLEPCGTGGTRLTHISRVDLRGRSPEWYNKVFGYLCVNEAQRIRSSFHPPDLTSTEAKI, via the exons ATGGAGGGTGTGGACAGCGCTTTCGCTGTTATGGATGATAATTCTGCCATAAACAGCGTGGCGAACAAAGCAAACGCTGCAGGAAATGACGAGGCAGCAAGTAACAGCCTGGACCCTGTGGACAGAAGGAAGGCTGTCAACGATGAGGACGAGGCAGAGAGCGCTGACGCCGTCCCGGGCGAGGACGCCGCCGACAGTGCTGATGTTTCAGACCGACGGGGTTTCGAAAACGATGAGCTCATGGACTGCGGGGCTCAAAGTGCCGAGGACGATAGAAACGGGAGTAACGGTGACAGCAACGACGAGGGACCTCGTCTGGAGGCCATGACCTCTGACGGGCAGGAGCACTACCTGAGGCTGGGCGACACCCCTCGGCGGCGCTCTGCCCTGCGCCTCTCACGCATCATTGCCCgcaagcagctgctgcagaggctgGCACAAG AGATTGAGGCAAAGGAGGCTTGTGATTGGCTTCGAGCGGCGGGATTTCCACAGTACGCACAGCTGTAtgaag ATTCCCAGTTTCCAGTTGACATTTCCTCTGTGAAAAGGGACCACGACTTTTTGGACCGGGATCTGGTTGAGCCTCTATGCCG ACGTCTAAATACTCTGAACAAGTGTGCTTCCATGAAACTGGATGTCAGCCACCCCAAGAAGAAAGTAAGACAACCTCTTTTATCT GGTGATGACTCTGATGAAGACGACCcattggccatcagtaaaaggTGGACATTCGAGAGGAGCAGCCGACGTTGGTCGCGCCTGCAAGACTTCCTGTTGGACAACACCCCTGAGAGCAGTCGGACAGGTGCAGGGGGGGGTCTGATGCACAGCACAGTGAGCATCGAGAGTGTGCTGACGGACCTGAGCGAGACGGAGAACACCGACGTCTCCTCGTTGCACAGCGAGGACTCCGCCTCCGCCCTGCCCGACTCTATATCCATGGcatctctctctgcttcctaCCACCCCCCCAGGGACCTTTCGCACTACAACTCCCTGCCAATCAAGGGCAGCCGCCACGGGCCTGGCGGGCGGAGCAAAGCCAAGGAGTTTTTGCGGCGCATGGAAATGATGCGCACTTGGGGGCCGTCGACGAAGCGGAGGAGCTCGAGTCGCAGGGCGCCGCTGGTCATCAGTGGGCCGGtgctgcagggggaggagcctcttGCGCTGCAGGTGCTCCAGTGCACTCCCATCAGCCAACTGGAACACAACCACCAGGCCGATAGCGACGCCGCCCCCGTCTCGCTCGCCGATGTCTTTAAAGACCAGTCCGCACGGAGCGTTAGCCCCAGcagcgaggcggcggcggcggcagcgccCGACGCGCGCGATCCTGCGCGCGCAAAGCGCCACGCAGGCGGCAAGCGAAGCAGCATGTATCTGGAGGACATTGAGCTGGTTTCTCAGAGTAGGAGGACTGAAGGACAAAAGCAGTTTGGCAGAAACCAGTTCCGCTCGTATGAAAACCTCCTCGTTCACATCCCCAAAGACCACAAACCGGGCACCTTCCCAAAAGCTCTGTCCATAGAGAGTCTGGCGCCTTCCCCGGGTCACGGTAACAACGGCGTTCTGACACGGTCCCGAGCCTCCCCACCCAACAATGGCCCGGCTGAGCCCTGGTCCGGCGGCGCTCTGTCCAAGCCTCCCTGTCCCGGAGCTCCACGCGGCAGCAGAGCGAGCGTTTATGACAACGTGCCGGGCTCCCACCTTTACGCCAGCACAGGGGACCTGCTGGACTTGGAGAAAGAGGACAATCTGTTCCCTCATCTAGACGACATCATCCAACATGTCAGCGGTTTGCAGCAAATAGTGGACCACTGGAGCCGCAGCGTGCTGCCTGAcgatggggagggggaggaggaggaggaggaggaaggtgagggCAGGACCACCCCCAGCGAGGGCGAGAGAGACGGGGTGTCCTTGATCGACACCGATTCGATGGGAACCGGTCGGGAGAGGCGGGACTCTGGAGTCGGGGCCTCGCTGACCAGACCCCG CCTACGATGGCCCAGTTTCAGAACCTCCGATCATCTCAACCAGTCGTCATCTTCACTGCAGATCAGAAGCCAATCAGCAGGACAGCTCAGCCTGCTGCAGAAGTTCTCTTTGCTCCGGCTCACCGCCATCATGGAGAAATACTCAATGTCTAATAAACATGGCTGGACATG GTCTGTGCCCAAGTTTATGAAACGCATGAAGGTGCCAGACTACAAAGAGAAGAGTGTGTTTGGGGTTCCCCTCATCATCCATGTCCAGCGCTGTGGTTTCCCACTCCCTCTGTGTTTACAACAGGCCCTCAGCCACCTCAGAACACACTGTCTGGACCAG GTGGGATTGTTCCGAAAATCGGGCGTGAAGTCACGTATTCAGGCTCTAAGGCAGCAGTGCGAGTTGTCCCCCGACTCCGTGAGCTACGAGGACCAGTCGGCTTACGACGTGGCCGACATGGTCAAACAGTTCTTCAGAGACTTGCCGGAGCCTCTGCTAACAAGCAAGCTGGGGGAAACCTTCCTGCATATTTACCAGT ACGTcccaaaggagcagcggctgcaGGCCGTCAGAGCGGCGATCCTGCTGATGCCAGATGAAAACAGGGAGGTTCTGCAGGCGTTGCTCTACTTCCTGCATGATGTGACTTCCTTGGTGGAGGAGAACCAGATGACGCCGATGAACCTGGCCGTTTGTCTGGGACCGTCGCTCTTCCACCTCAGCATACTGAAGAACGAGACCCTCTCCCCAAG GTCAATCCAGAGGAAGTACACCACGGGCCGTCCCGATCAGAAGGATTTGAGTGAGAACCTGGCAGCCACCCAGGGTCTGGCTCACATGATCACCGAGTGCCAGTGTCTCTTCCAG ATCCCGGAGGAGATGGTGACCCAGTCTCGCAACTCCTACATGGAGGCTGAGCTGATGGTGCCCCCGCTGGACGAGCTGTGCAAGGCGCACGATGAGGAAGGGGACggggacgaggaagaggaggacgaggacggatCCTATCGTGCACACCTAGAAAGGCTGGTCCAGAACTTGCTTGAAGAGGCCAAAGATAAGAGCAAAGGCTGGGTGTCTCGCTCGCCCACTGACCACACAGAACTGGCATTCAAAAAG GTGGGAGACGGAAACCCTCTGAGGCGATGGCGAGTGTGCGTCGAGGTGCCGGCGACTCCGCGCGAGGTGCTGCAGCGGCTGCTGAGAGAGCGCCCCGTCTGGCGTACTGATCTACAGCAGGAGAAGGTTCTGGAGACGCCGGATAAGCAGACAGACGTGTACCAGTGCTCCTACTACAACATGGCACCTCAACCCAGCAGTGACTATGTCGTACTGAG ATCATGGCGTACAGACCTGTGTAAAGGCTCCTGtgcgctggtgtgtgtgtccgtggaaCACGATGACAGCCCACGCATGGCAGCAGTGAGGGGGGTGGTGCTGGAGTCCCAGTACCTCCTGGAGCCCTGTGGGACTGGGGGCACCAGACTCACGCACATCTCCAGAGTGGACCTCAG GGGAAGATCTCCAGAATGGTACAACAAAGTATTTGGTTAcctgtgtgtgaatgaagcTCAGAGGATCCGGTCCTCTTTTCACCCACCAGATCTGACGAGCACCGAGGCCAAGATCTGA
- the LOC119215198 gene encoding stAR-related lipid transfer protein 13-like isoform X3, giving the protein MEGVDSAFAVMDDNSAINSVANKANAAGNDEAASNSLDPVDRRKAVNDEDEAESADAVPGEDAADSADVSDRRGFENDELMDCGAQSAEDDRNGSNGDSNDEGPRLEAMTSDGQEHYLRLGDTPRRRSALRLSRIIARKQLLQRLAQEIEAKEACDWLRAAGFPQYAQLYEDSQFPVDISSVKRDHDFLDRDLVEPLCRRLNTLNKCASMKLDVSHPKKKGDDSDEDDPLAISKRWTFERSSRRWSRLQDFLLDNTPESSRTGAGGGLMHSTVSIESVLTDLSETENTDVSSLHSEDSASALPDSISMASLSASYHPPRDLSHYNSLPIKGSRHGPGGRSKAKEFLRRMEMMRTWGPSTKRRSSSRRAPLVISGPVLQGEEPLALQVLQCTPISQLEHNHQADSDAAPVSLADVFKDQSARSVSPSSEAAAAAAPDARDPARAKRHAGGKRSSMYLEDIELVSQSRRTEGQKQFGRNQFRSYENLLVHIPKDHKPGTFPKALSIESLAPSPGHGNNGVLTRSRASPPNNGPAEPWSGGALSKPPCPGAPRGSRASVYDNVPGSHLYASTGDLLDLEKEDNLFPHLDDIIQHVSGLQQIVDHWSRSVLPDDGEGEEEEEEEGEGRTTPSEGERDGVSLIDTDSMGTGRERRDSGVGASLTRPRLRWPSFRTSDHLNQSSSSLQIRSQSAGQLSLLQKFSLLRLTAIMEKYSMSNKHGWTWSVPKFMKRMKVPDYKEKSVFGVPLIIHVQRCGFPLPLCLQQALSHLRTHCLDQVGLFRKSGVKSRIQALRQQCELSPDSVSYEDQSAYDVADMVKQFFRDLPEPLLTSKLGETFLHIYQYVPKEQRLQAVRAAILLMPDENREVLQALLYFLHDVTSLVEENQMTPMNLAVCLGPSLFHLSILKNETLSPRSIQRKYTTGRPDQKDLSENLAATQGLAHMITECQCLFQIPEEMVTQSRNSYMEAELMVPPLDELCKAHDEEGDGDEEEEDEDGSYRAHLERLVQNLLEEAKDKSKGWVSRSPTDHTELAFKKVGDGNPLRRWRVCVEVPATPREVLQRLLRERPVWRTDLQQEKVLETPDKQTDVYQCSYYNMAPQPSSDYVVLRSWRTDLCKGSCALVCVSVEHDDSPRMAAVRGVVLESQYLLEPCGTGGTRLTHISRVDLRGRSPEWYNKVFGYLCVNEAQRIRSSFHPPDLTSTEAKI; this is encoded by the exons ATGGAGGGTGTGGACAGCGCTTTCGCTGTTATGGATGATAATTCTGCCATAAACAGCGTGGCGAACAAAGCAAACGCTGCAGGAAATGACGAGGCAGCAAGTAACAGCCTGGACCCTGTGGACAGAAGGAAGGCTGTCAACGATGAGGACGAGGCAGAGAGCGCTGACGCCGTCCCGGGCGAGGACGCCGCCGACAGTGCTGATGTTTCAGACCGACGGGGTTTCGAAAACGATGAGCTCATGGACTGCGGGGCTCAAAGTGCCGAGGACGATAGAAACGGGAGTAACGGTGACAGCAACGACGAGGGACCTCGTCTGGAGGCCATGACCTCTGACGGGCAGGAGCACTACCTGAGGCTGGGCGACACCCCTCGGCGGCGCTCTGCCCTGCGCCTCTCACGCATCATTGCCCgcaagcagctgctgcagaggctgGCACAAG AGATTGAGGCAAAGGAGGCTTGTGATTGGCTTCGAGCGGCGGGATTTCCACAGTACGCACAGCTGTAtgaag ATTCCCAGTTTCCAGTTGACATTTCCTCTGTGAAAAGGGACCACGACTTTTTGGACCGGGATCTGGTTGAGCCTCTATGCCG ACGTCTAAATACTCTGAACAAGTGTGCTTCCATGAAACTGGATGTCAGCCACCCCAAGAAGAAA GGTGATGACTCTGATGAAGACGACCcattggccatcagtaaaaggTGGACATTCGAGAGGAGCAGCCGACGTTGGTCGCGCCTGCAAGACTTCCTGTTGGACAACACCCCTGAGAGCAGTCGGACAGGTGCAGGGGGGGGTCTGATGCACAGCACAGTGAGCATCGAGAGTGTGCTGACGGACCTGAGCGAGACGGAGAACACCGACGTCTCCTCGTTGCACAGCGAGGACTCCGCCTCCGCCCTGCCCGACTCTATATCCATGGcatctctctctgcttcctaCCACCCCCCCAGGGACCTTTCGCACTACAACTCCCTGCCAATCAAGGGCAGCCGCCACGGGCCTGGCGGGCGGAGCAAAGCCAAGGAGTTTTTGCGGCGCATGGAAATGATGCGCACTTGGGGGCCGTCGACGAAGCGGAGGAGCTCGAGTCGCAGGGCGCCGCTGGTCATCAGTGGGCCGGtgctgcagggggaggagcctcttGCGCTGCAGGTGCTCCAGTGCACTCCCATCAGCCAACTGGAACACAACCACCAGGCCGATAGCGACGCCGCCCCCGTCTCGCTCGCCGATGTCTTTAAAGACCAGTCCGCACGGAGCGTTAGCCCCAGcagcgaggcggcggcggcggcagcgccCGACGCGCGCGATCCTGCGCGCGCAAAGCGCCACGCAGGCGGCAAGCGAAGCAGCATGTATCTGGAGGACATTGAGCTGGTTTCTCAGAGTAGGAGGACTGAAGGACAAAAGCAGTTTGGCAGAAACCAGTTCCGCTCGTATGAAAACCTCCTCGTTCACATCCCCAAAGACCACAAACCGGGCACCTTCCCAAAAGCTCTGTCCATAGAGAGTCTGGCGCCTTCCCCGGGTCACGGTAACAACGGCGTTCTGACACGGTCCCGAGCCTCCCCACCCAACAATGGCCCGGCTGAGCCCTGGTCCGGCGGCGCTCTGTCCAAGCCTCCCTGTCCCGGAGCTCCACGCGGCAGCAGAGCGAGCGTTTATGACAACGTGCCGGGCTCCCACCTTTACGCCAGCACAGGGGACCTGCTGGACTTGGAGAAAGAGGACAATCTGTTCCCTCATCTAGACGACATCATCCAACATGTCAGCGGTTTGCAGCAAATAGTGGACCACTGGAGCCGCAGCGTGCTGCCTGAcgatggggagggggaggaggaggaggaggaggaaggtgagggCAGGACCACCCCCAGCGAGGGCGAGAGAGACGGGGTGTCCTTGATCGACACCGATTCGATGGGAACCGGTCGGGAGAGGCGGGACTCTGGAGTCGGGGCCTCGCTGACCAGACCCCG CCTACGATGGCCCAGTTTCAGAACCTCCGATCATCTCAACCAGTCGTCATCTTCACTGCAGATCAGAAGCCAATCAGCAGGACAGCTCAGCCTGCTGCAGAAGTTCTCTTTGCTCCGGCTCACCGCCATCATGGAGAAATACTCAATGTCTAATAAACATGGCTGGACATG GTCTGTGCCCAAGTTTATGAAACGCATGAAGGTGCCAGACTACAAAGAGAAGAGTGTGTTTGGGGTTCCCCTCATCATCCATGTCCAGCGCTGTGGTTTCCCACTCCCTCTGTGTTTACAACAGGCCCTCAGCCACCTCAGAACACACTGTCTGGACCAG GTGGGATTGTTCCGAAAATCGGGCGTGAAGTCACGTATTCAGGCTCTAAGGCAGCAGTGCGAGTTGTCCCCCGACTCCGTGAGCTACGAGGACCAGTCGGCTTACGACGTGGCCGACATGGTCAAACAGTTCTTCAGAGACTTGCCGGAGCCTCTGCTAACAAGCAAGCTGGGGGAAACCTTCCTGCATATTTACCAGT ACGTcccaaaggagcagcggctgcaGGCCGTCAGAGCGGCGATCCTGCTGATGCCAGATGAAAACAGGGAGGTTCTGCAGGCGTTGCTCTACTTCCTGCATGATGTGACTTCCTTGGTGGAGGAGAACCAGATGACGCCGATGAACCTGGCCGTTTGTCTGGGACCGTCGCTCTTCCACCTCAGCATACTGAAGAACGAGACCCTCTCCCCAAG GTCAATCCAGAGGAAGTACACCACGGGCCGTCCCGATCAGAAGGATTTGAGTGAGAACCTGGCAGCCACCCAGGGTCTGGCTCACATGATCACCGAGTGCCAGTGTCTCTTCCAG ATCCCGGAGGAGATGGTGACCCAGTCTCGCAACTCCTACATGGAGGCTGAGCTGATGGTGCCCCCGCTGGACGAGCTGTGCAAGGCGCACGATGAGGAAGGGGACggggacgaggaagaggaggacgaggacggatCCTATCGTGCACACCTAGAAAGGCTGGTCCAGAACTTGCTTGAAGAGGCCAAAGATAAGAGCAAAGGCTGGGTGTCTCGCTCGCCCACTGACCACACAGAACTGGCATTCAAAAAG GTGGGAGACGGAAACCCTCTGAGGCGATGGCGAGTGTGCGTCGAGGTGCCGGCGACTCCGCGCGAGGTGCTGCAGCGGCTGCTGAGAGAGCGCCCCGTCTGGCGTACTGATCTACAGCAGGAGAAGGTTCTGGAGACGCCGGATAAGCAGACAGACGTGTACCAGTGCTCCTACTACAACATGGCACCTCAACCCAGCAGTGACTATGTCGTACTGAG ATCATGGCGTACAGACCTGTGTAAAGGCTCCTGtgcgctggtgtgtgtgtccgtggaaCACGATGACAGCCCACGCATGGCAGCAGTGAGGGGGGTGGTGCTGGAGTCCCAGTACCTCCTGGAGCCCTGTGGGACTGGGGGCACCAGACTCACGCACATCTCCAGAGTGGACCTCAG GGGAAGATCTCCAGAATGGTACAACAAAGTATTTGGTTAcctgtgtgtgaatgaagcTCAGAGGATCCGGTCCTCTTTTCACCCACCAGATCTGACGAGCACCGAGGCCAAGATCTGA